Part of the Papio anubis isolate 15944 chromosome 6, Panubis1.0, whole genome shotgun sequence genome, AGCACTGGGCTGGAGGTAGGATGGTTGGGGCAATCTCAGGTATTCTGCCAGTGGTCCACGCTCTGACCTGAGACTAGGGATGGGTTGCTACCTCTCTGCAATTCTGCCCCCAAGGGACTCACCTCCAGCAGCTGCCTGGGTGGCATGTTCTGCTTGGTCTTTAGGGAATCAATGAGCTTCTTGAGATAGTTCAACTGTGGCTCAGTGGAGGCTACAGTGTTTCCCCGCTTCGGCTCCCTCAGAACCCAGCCAGTAAATCCATGACAGCAGGGAATTCTTCTCCTCCTCTAGGACTTGATGCAGATTAATTTATGGTTTATTACTTGCCTTCAACGAAGTGTCTAATACATTTCCAGAAGGCTTTTCAGTTTATAATCTTTCatatagattttatttctctcacacacacaggaaaataGGTAAGTGGGGTCACAATGTCttcattttccctctctctctctctttttttttttttttttttttttgagaaaggctctcactctgtcactcaggctggactgcagtgcacgatcacggctcactgcagcctcaacccacCAGGCTCAAACAATACTTTCATCTCCcagtctctctagtagctgggacgacaggcctgtgctaccacgcccggctagtttttttgtttgtttgtttttagacgggagtctcgctatgttgcccaggctggtctcaaattactgggcttaagcgatcttcagcctcccagagtgctgtgattactggcgtgagccaccgcgcccggccaatgtctTCGTTTTCTAATTGGGGAATCCGCTGAGGGCGCAACTGGGCCTTAAAAACCTGTACTTGGGATTCTAAGGGTTTTCCGTGTCCCACCTCGTCTGCAGATGGAGACTGAGCAGTCAGCCCGCTGTGATAATGAGGCCGACGCGGGAGGTGATGCCGCCTGGCGGGTCATGTGCTGAGGCGCAGAGGAGAGGACATGGCCCAACTTGCCGCCCAGGCCCTCTGTCCCAGTCTGTTCCTCTGGCGCTGTGTTCCGCTCTGCGCCACTCTTTATCACTGGATCTTTTTCTGAGGGGTCAGTGTAATAGGGGATTCCAGGAGCTTTGGCAGAGATGTTTCTGCTTCCAGAGATGGTGGGATGGAATTTTTCTTATGTGAAGACCCGGACGCTGTGTACACCTTGTGCCTTCACTTGTACTGTCTCCTCCTTTTGCTGCAAGACTTGGATCTGCCCCTGCGGAGAGAGGGCCGTTTGGGCAGGCTGTGCCTGGAGATTTCTGGGCCTCATTAAATCCTCCTGGTCTCTTAGGAGAGCGGGTAACACTCTCCAGGTGAGTCCTTGTGTAATTATTAAGGACTCGCCGTTCTCAAGCTGGTGGGGAAAGGGGTTGCTGGGAAGGGAGAAATCTGGAGCCTGAGTGACCTAAGTGACCAGAACATGGTTATTTATGACTAACTAGGACTATGGATGGTGCTTTGGAATTATCAAAGAACTCCTACAAACTTGCCTTCATCTGTCTTACCTACAACTTTAAGAGAGATGCTTTGTTTTTGCCATTTGAAAGGTGAGAtacctgaggttcagagaggtaaagtgattcCTTGCAGGTTGTACAGTAAACTCACAAGACGGGACTTGAGCCCAAACCTTCTGAGTCAAATTTTCACATCCTTTCCATTCTCCATTGCGCCTTGATTTAGAGTCAGCAGTTCTCCAGACTCAGCTCTTTGAACCCACTGTGCCTGACTGCGAGCTGCCCACTCAAGCCCAAGGGGTGGGGGCAATGAGGTGCAAACCCTCAGTGGGAAGGTAGTGGTTTCCAGGGCCtcactgaactcctgggctgatgGCGGAACCTCAAATGCCTACCTGATAATTCTGGGCAGCTTCTTCAATCCAGCTGACATTATGGGATTTGTGGTCCTTGGATTCACGACACACAAAACAGAGGAACTTCCCATCATCCTTGCAGAAATAATAGAACATCTCCTGGTGCTTTGGGCATGTAGGCTTGTAGAGCTTGGATTTTCTCCGCCAGATTCGCCAACAGCCGGTTGACCCTGATTGTGTTCTTCCTTATGGAAGTTTTGTAGAGGGGACATTTGAAAAATCCACATGATGTTTCCCCACTCTGAGTGATGCATTTGAGGCAGAAATTGTGCCCACAGTCGATGGTGACAGGCTTCTGCAGAATGTCCAGGCAGATGGGGCAGATCACTTCCTCTTGCAGTTTGTTCACAAACTACCCACTGGCCGTGACAGAACAGCAGGGCTGTTTCAAGACTGTAGGAAGCTGTGCCAAGCATGTAGGAGTCCCGGAGTCCAATGTGGATACTGTCTctaggaagggagaagggagtcAGAGAAGGTGGAGGTCAGAGGTTCTGCCAATTAGTtagaagagcagagagagaggaaaagaagagggagaaaaaaaaataaagaaatgatagaaaatggtaaaatttagggtctagaaaatattataaaaagaggaaaacagatgGGCAGTCCTACCTTGCTACCTCTTAAGAACAAATGGATATTTTGAATGTGTAATAGGCTGCTTATAAAGTGAGATAAGTTGTCCTGAACTTTGGACTAAAGGTATGTTTGTATGGTGGTTGACTAAGATCAGAATGACCGGGGCACCTAACACCACTCACAGGGGATTTCCCAATCAGCTCTGAGCAGGGAGTGGAGGGGTGGGTGGTGATGCCTACTGAAAGGTCACAGCCAGTTCACTGCAATGCTTTGGGTATCTTGTATGTAAAGTTCAAGGCTTGGTAGAGCATCTGGAAAGTAAGGGAAGGGCAATTCTCTACCTCAGGTACTTtggttcttcacagaattttgtGAAAATGTGGAGGTTATCATCACCTACCTTGGGGGAATTTCCAGTCACAGCGCCAACCAACCACTCCCTAGTTCAGTAGGAGAGGCAAGGAACTTCCTTTCTGAAaagttgttctttgtttttgtactttGCTCTTGCCCCTGGTGATCTTCTGCCTCCCCACAGCGTCTGTAGTAGTCTGTCCTCTGTTGATTTTTTCTCTGTACGTCTCCAGGATGCTGGCGTCTCCACGCCCATTCTTTGCTTTGCCAATTCTGTCTATATgtgcttctccttccttcttgatGCTTCTCTGATCCCTGACTTGCCTTTTCCTATGGCTTTTGTTCTGACTAGGAATATATCAACCAGTGTCACATACATTCCCTTCTGTACATTCATGCCCTAACCTTCCCTCTTTGCCTCTTGTCTTAAGGAAAAGGGTGCTTCCTCCCTACCCCTTCCCTTAGTATAGCTTCCACCCTCACCTCCCCACTCTCCATTATCAGCCGTCTGTCCCCAAAAAGAAGTACACCATTAATTTTTATCTGATCTTAATCTTAGTCAAACAGGGCTTGTGGATGATTTTGTAATAATAACCAGAGTGATCATACACTCTGCTTTGCCTGGAACCATCCTGGGTTTCACTTTGTCCTggtgtaattattaatagcaccTCCTTTCACTTTCAGAAATGTCCAGTTCAGACTATAAATTACGTGGCTCCCCTTATAGCAACTGCCATAAACCAAAGACTTTCAGAAATGTTATATCTCCAgacctttctgtttgtttgctttcggGTTAAATTAAAACAGCCTAACATCTGTAAATTGTTTTACTTACACTTCTAAACTGCCGGCCCCTAGAAGCATAATTTAACTTTTGACAGGTTTTGTTTGACTGGCATGATGAttcagaaaataatgataatgtagATGCCTTTAGAGAGAGGGTGGCTATGTTTCCCACCACTCTCTGCTATCTCACGTCTCCTGGGCCCTTGAAGGCATTTGACATTATGACCCtgatttatagatttattttgcttatattacctcatttaagtCTCACCTGTGAGAAATTATCTTTATCCTTTCTCAAACAAAGCAACTCGGTGTTCTTCAGAATCACTTGGAAAAGTTGTTAAAATTCAGAGTTGCTGAACTCCAGCAGAGACTTTCTGTTTCAACAGGTCCTTGGTGGAGCCTAATGATTGACATCTTAAGCCAATTCTCTGGAGATGCTGATGCTCCTGATGGGGGCTCACACATTGATAACCCCTGGTTTAGAGACACTACTAATTGTTCCAGCTCATCCAGCTAATAATTGACAGATCTCAGACTTAATTCCAGGTTTCCTATTCCATATTAagtcttctttattctttcttgtttcagcattaatgaaaacaaatagcaatctttaaaaatgataaacaaatattttaatagaacaTTGGTATTTCAATGAAGCTGGGCAAGCCAGCAGAGAGAATGAAAATACTCATATGAACACCACTGGAGAGTTTCAAACAACTATCACCAAACAGGTACTGATGGCTTCATGAGGAAAGAAATTTAGACATAAAAAAGGAGAATCTATAGTGTTTCAAAGGTGCTTTACTGTCTcagaattattattgttatcctGGGTTATCCATCCACTGGACtgaagagatatatatatatacacacacacacacacacacacacatacatacatacacacacacacatatattttttttctttcttcttctttttttttttttttgagacagagtttcactcttattgcccacactggagtgcaatggcatgatctcagttcactacaacctctgacatccagattcaagagattctcctgcctcagcctcccaagtagctgggattataggcacccaccaccacacccagctaattttttgtatttttaatagagacggggtttcaccacgttggccgggcctgtcttgaactcctgacctcagatgacccacctgcctcagcctcccaaagtgctgagattacaggcgtgagccactgtgcccagcccttgaATGGAAATCTTAAACTCTTAGTAGGCTCAGTGGTCTGAAACCAAAGCCTCCAATTTGCAAGGGCTAGGTTCTTGAGAGAGTTGGTATTGTGTTAGTTCCAAAGGACTTCCAAGCCAATTCTGAGGCATAGagtttataaaaattagccatagAACAGGAAATGATGCAGAGCTCTCATGCACATGAGACAGCTATCACACACAAGAAAGTAGACACAGAGCCATGCAGCAGCAGGTGCACAGATCTGGAGAGGACCTGCCAAGACTAATGGGATGAGACACCTTTTCAGAGGCCAGTGAAGGCTAGAGGCAGCTCAGTTGTCAGACTAGACAGCCCCACAATGTTACACAAGCCTCCCTGCCTCAGGATTCCAGCTACAGAAGCTTCCCCGGCCTCAGGGTTCACGTTTCTGGCCCAATGTGAATTGGTAGCATGTCTATGGAGGAAAATAATGTGATATGTTTCAAAACTACAAATGCTCGTTCCCTTTATCCCAGAAATTCCACCTCTGGGAAACTAGTCTACAGATATACTCacacatataaatttattttggacTTTGTGGTAATGTTTGTAGtagcaaaatattagaaaacaacctaaatgtacaCCAGTatggaaatgtttaaataaattatagcccAGCTTTATAattgaatagaaataaaaaagaatcagggAGTTCTTcatttacaaatggaaaatatgacCAAGATACGTGGTTacgtgaagaaagaaaaaaacaaataatgcgGAAAAATGCATGTACTATGCTACCATTTGGGTagaaaaaatatacttattttcttgAATATCCATAAAAGTTCTTTCTGGAAGGATAAGAATCTAATAACTAACAATGATTGTCTGTAAGGAGAGGGACTGACTAGCCGGGGAACAGGGGTGGAAGAGAGGCTTTTCTTTGAACGATATATtacattttgtgaatttttaattgtataaatacattgtttttttctttttttaatgctttttacattatgtttttattaaatagtaaatcaaaaaaatgaacagagaatgaaatggaaatttgCAAAGCAATAAAACCAATTaaccaataagtatatgaaaacagCAATCTTGAAAATGCACGCTGAGCTCattggctcgtgcctataatcccagcactttgtgaggccaaggcaggcagatttcttgagggcaggagttcaagagcaacctggacaacatggtgaaaccctgtctctacaaaaaatacaaaagttagccaggcatggtggcacgcacccacagtcccagctacttggaaggctgatgcaggaggattgggtgagccatgatcatgccgggtctgcagtgagccgtgatcatgccactgcactttagccgccctactgcactccagcttgggtaacagaggaagaccttttctaaaaaaaaaaaaaagaaaagaaaagaaaaggccaattaaagtaaaataaggtATCATTTTATATCTTAAGTCTGGAATATCAAATATAGCCAAGGACATAGAGAAATAGGTACTCCTATACCCTACTGGTGATAGTATAAattacagtaatttaaaaatatttagtagaatttAAACGGTGTACTTTCATTTCAAGGTTatgtaatgataatgatgatgatgaaaatacGACTACCagcaaataaaagttaaaatttcttgaatgcttaccatgtgccaggcacagtcccaagcattttgcatattaactcatttatatagggaagtattattattcccattttgagGACAAGTCAATGGAGGTcaagagaaattaagtaatttgccccaaAGGTCATTCAGCAAGTAAATAGTGGAAtggggacttgaacccaggtagcCTCTAGAGCCTTCTTACACCCTGTATGATTCTGCCCCTCTAGAGAAAACTTTGCACATGTGCACTCAGAGATGCATGTAACAGTGTTAAGTATAGTAttgtttataaaagcaaaatattgaataaatactaTATCAGGGTTTTTCAATTACAGCACTTGTTGACATTTtaggctggataattctttggtGTGGGGTgctcctgtgcactgtaggatgtttaccagcatccctggcctctaccactAGATTCCAGTAGCACTCCCATCTCCCAGTTgggacaaacaaaaatgtctccaagcaTGACCAAATGTCCCTGGGGGACAAAACCTCTGGGGGAAAACCAGTGATCTGTATGTAGTTCTCCGGTTAGGTCTCAAAGCGGTAGTAGGTATGCAGTGATTTGCTTAGAGCACACAGTAAGCACCATGCATAGTCTAGTTTCCATATAATATGATAAGTTCGCTCCCTAAAGTCCTGAAAGGATACGCCACTAATTCGCAATGTACTTCTAGGAAGAAACAATAGAACTCCTAAAATGGACAGAGAACCTCAAATTTAtctgtaatatttaattttct contains:
- the TRIM31 gene encoding LOW QUALITY PROTEIN: E3 ubiquitin-protein ligase TRIM31 (The sequence of the model RefSeq protein was modified relative to this genomic sequence to represent the inferred CDS: inserted 8 bases in 4 codons; substituted 4 bases at 4 genomic stop codons), whose amino-acid sequence is MESGEGVVGWRCDWKFPQETVSTLDSGTPTCLAQLPTVLKQPCCSVTASGXFVNKLQEEVICPICLDILQKPVTIDCGHNFCLKCITQSGETSCGFFKCPLYKTSIRKNTIRVNRLLANLAEKIQALQAXTCPKHQEMFYYFCKDDGKFLCFVCRESKDHKSHNVSWIEEAAQNYQGQIQVLQQKEETVQVKAQGVHSVRVFTXEKFHPTISGNTSLKASNKPXINLHQVLEEEKNSLLSWIYWLGSEGAEAGKHXVASTEPQLNYLKKLIDSLKTKQNMPPRQLLEDIKVVLRRSEEFQFLNPTPVPLELERKLSEAKSRHDSITGRMKKCKDHLQADRKKDESRFFKSVNNNDMKGWGLLQKNNHKMNKTSEPRSSSPGGITTTSGPPNRHSSXPSHSLFRASSAGKITLPXCLLASYAEISGQGASSQDTKTVGAALSEELHAALSEXLTAIRACFPSSQTSSEKTGSGGATRTSEHKSSAE